GACGGAAACGCGGATGACGACGGGATGGAAGGCGAAAGCCAGCGCCAGATAGGCGACAAATCCGACCGCCACCGCGATCAGGTCGTTGCCCATACCGCCCACCGGGATAGGCGGTCCGCCCGCATCGGTGCGACGCTTGAGCGAGATCCGGTCGAACACCGCCCATCCCAGGAACGCGCCGAACAGGATGATCGAACCGAGGTCGCCATTGGCCAGCAGGTGCGCCGCCGCCCACAGCTTGATGCCGGTCAGCATCGGATGCTTCAGCGTGGTGTAGATGCGGCCGCGGATGTAGGAGGCCACCACCAGAAT
The genomic region above belongs to Bradyrhizobium sediminis and contains:
- a CDS encoding NnrU family protein, which produces MGLSVMILGLVLFLGVHTLTTQRTLRARLIASAGEGGYKIGYSLLSAAGLALIVLGFARYRATGWIDVWTPPTAMKHVAAALMLAAVILVVASYIRGRIYTTLKHPMLTGIKLWAAAHLLANGDLGSIILFGAFLGWAVFDRISLKRRTDAGGPPIPVGGMGNDLIAVAVGFVAYLALAFAFHPVVIRVSVVGA